A single region of the Enterobacter cloacae complex sp. R_G8 genome encodes:
- a CDS encoding zinc ribbon domain-containing protein YjdM, producing the protein MQLPHCPKCNSEYTYEDNGMFICPECAHEWNDAEPSHDADALIVKDANGNLLADGDSVTVVKDLKVKGSSSMLKIGTKVKNIRLVEGDHNIDCKIDGFGPMKLKSEFVKKN; encoded by the coding sequence ATGCAACTTCCACACTGCCCGAAATGCAATTCTGAATACACCTATGAAGATAATGGCATGTTCATCTGCCCGGAATGCGCTCACGAATGGAATGACGCAGAGCCGTCACACGATGCCGACGCGCTGATCGTTAAAGATGCTAACGGTAATCTGCTGGCCGATGGCGACAGCGTTACCGTGGTGAAAGACCTGAAGGTGAAAGGCAGCTCTTCCATGCTGAAGATCGGTACCAAAGTGAAGAATATCCGTCTGGTTGAAGGCGATCATAATATCGACTGCAAAATTGATGGCTTTGGTCCGATGAAACTGAAATCCGAGTTTGTGAAAAAGAACTGA
- the yjdN gene encoding VOC family metalloprotein YjdN, which produces MPLSPYISFAGNCAEATAYYQQAVGAELLYKITFGEMPKGDNSEEGCPSGMQFPDSAIAHSNVRIAGSDIMMSDGLPPGSKAQYAGFTLVLDTQDVNEGKRWFDNLADGGNIEMAWQETFWAHGFGKVTDKYGVPWMINVVKQQH; this is translated from the coding sequence ATGCCGTTAAGTCCCTACATCTCTTTCGCCGGTAACTGTGCAGAGGCAACCGCCTATTATCAGCAGGCCGTCGGCGCAGAGCTCCTCTACAAAATCACCTTCGGCGAAATGCCCAAAGGCGATAACAGCGAAGAAGGCTGTCCGTCTGGTATGCAGTTCCCGGATTCCGCTATTGCCCATTCCAACGTTCGTATTGCGGGCAGCGATATCATGATGAGCGATGGCCTGCCGCCGGGCAGCAAAGCGCAGTACGCCGGGTTCACGCTGGTTCTCGACACTCAGGATGTCAATGAAGGCAAACGCTGGTTCGACAATCTCGCGGATGGCGGAAATATTGAAATGGCCTGGCAGGAGACCTTCTGGGCACACGGTTTCGGTAAAGTCACCGACAAATACGGTGTGCCGTGGATGATTAACGTCGTTAAGCAACAGCATTAA
- the phnC gene encoding phosphonate ABC transporter ATP-binding protein, whose protein sequence is MQTVIRVEKLSKTFHHNKALHAVDLTVQQGDMVALLGPSGSGKSTLLRHLSGLITGDNTPESHVELLGNTVQRAGRLARDIRKSRAQTGYIFQQFNLVNRLTVLENVLIGALGSTPFWRTCLRWFSPLQKQEALRALTRVGMAHFAHQRVSTLSGGQQQRVAIARALMQKAKIILADEPIASLDPESARIVMETLHDINQNDGITVVVTLHQVDYALRYCERIVALRQGHVFFDGASHQFDNERFDHLYRSINRVEENAQAA, encoded by the coding sequence ATGCAAACCGTCATCCGCGTCGAGAAACTGAGCAAGACCTTTCATCACAACAAGGCTCTGCATGCCGTTGATCTGACCGTCCAGCAGGGCGACATGGTGGCGCTGCTGGGGCCATCCGGTTCAGGTAAATCCACCCTTCTGCGTCACTTAAGCGGCCTGATTACCGGCGATAACACCCCGGAAAGCCACGTCGAGTTGCTGGGCAACACCGTACAGCGTGCAGGGCGACTGGCGCGGGATATCCGCAAAAGCCGCGCGCAGACAGGGTACATCTTCCAGCAATTTAATCTGGTAAATCGACTGACGGTGCTGGAGAACGTGCTGATTGGCGCGCTCGGTAGCACCCCATTCTGGCGCACCTGTCTGCGCTGGTTCTCCCCATTACAGAAGCAAGAGGCGTTGCGTGCGCTCACCCGCGTAGGCATGGCTCACTTCGCTCATCAGCGCGTCTCCACCCTCTCCGGTGGACAACAGCAGCGCGTGGCCATTGCCCGCGCCCTGATGCAGAAAGCAAAAATCATTCTAGCCGATGAACCCATTGCCTCGCTGGATCCGGAATCGGCCCGCATCGTGATGGAAACCCTGCATGACATTAACCAGAACGACGGCATCACCGTGGTGGTGACGCTGCATCAGGTGGATTACGCCCTGCGCTACTGCGAGCGCATTGTCGCCCTGCGTCAGGGACATGTGTTCTTTGATGGCGCAAGCCACCAGTTTGATAACGAACGTTTTGACCATCTCTACCGCAGCATTAACCGTGTCGAAGAGAACGCGCAGGCTGCATAA
- the phnD gene encoding phosphonate ABC transporter substrate-binding protein: MSYKTVAALAFTSMFSISTLLSPAYAEEQEKELNFGIISTESQQNLKPQWEPFLKDMETKLGIKVNAFFAPDYAGIIQGMRFNKVDIAWYGNLSAMEAVDRANGQVFAQTVAADGSPGYWSVLIVNKDSPINNLNDMLAKRKELTFGNGDPNSTSGFLVPGYYVFAKNNASASDFKRTVNASHETNALAVANKQVDVATNNTENLDKLKTSAPDKLKELKVIWKSPLIPGDPIVWRKSLSESTKDKVYDFFMTYGKTPEEKAVLAHLGWAPFRPSSDLQLVPIRQLALFKEMQGVKDNKGLKDEEKTSKVAAIQAQLEDLDRLTAALGAMTSVNKAVQ; the protein is encoded by the coding sequence ATGAGCTATAAAACGGTTGCCGCGCTGGCTTTCACCAGCATGTTCAGCATCAGCACCCTGTTAAGCCCTGCGTACGCCGAGGAGCAGGAAAAAGAGCTGAACTTTGGCATTATTTCGACGGAGTCACAGCAGAATCTGAAGCCTCAGTGGGAACCCTTCCTGAAAGATATGGAAACCAAACTGGGGATCAAAGTGAACGCCTTCTTCGCCCCGGACTACGCGGGCATCATCCAGGGGATGCGCTTTAACAAAGTGGACATCGCCTGGTATGGCAACCTCTCCGCCATGGAAGCGGTGGATCGTGCAAACGGCCAGGTCTTTGCCCAGACCGTTGCTGCCGATGGCTCCCCGGGTTACTGGAGCGTGCTGATCGTCAACAAAGACAGCCCGATCAATAACCTCAACGATATGCTCGCCAAACGCAAAGAACTGACCTTCGGCAACGGCGATCCGAACTCCACCTCAGGCTTCCTGGTGCCGGGTTATTACGTTTTCGCCAAAAACAATGCCTCTGCCAGCGACTTCAAACGCACCGTCAACGCCAGCCATGAAACCAACGCCCTGGCCGTGGCCAACAAGCAGGTGGACGTCGCCACCAACAACACCGAAAACCTCGACAAGCTAAAGACCTCCGCCCCGGACAAGCTGAAAGAGCTGAAGGTGATCTGGAAATCCCCTCTCATCCCTGGCGACCCCATTGTGTGGCGCAAAAGCCTCTCTGAAAGCACCAAGGACAAGGTGTACGACTTCTTTATGACCTACGGCAAAACGCCGGAAGAGAAAGCCGTTCTGGCGCATCTTGGCTGGGCGCCTTTCCGCCCGTCAAGCGACCTGCAGCTGGTTCCGATTCGCCAGCTGGCGCTGTTTAAAGAGATGCAGGGCGTGAAGGACAACAAAGGCCTGAAGGACGAAGAGAAGACCAGCAAAGTGGCGGCCATTCAGGCCCAGCTGGAAGACCTGGATCGCCTGACCGCCGCACTCGGTGCGATGACCAGCGTAAATAAAGCGGTGCAGTAA
- the phnE gene encoding phosphonate ABC transporter, permease protein PhnE: MQTITLPPPKRSWFSLFSWAILLAVLVISWKGAEMDPLLLFKDAGNMATFAADFFPPDFSQWQDYLGEMAVTLQIAVWGTALAVILSIPFGLMSAENIVPWWVYQPMRRLMDACRAINEMVFAMLFVVAVGLGPFAGVMALFIHTTGVLSKLLSEAVEAIEPGPVEGIRATGANKIEEILYGVLPQVMPLLISYSLYRFESNVRSATVVGMVGAGGIGVTLWEAIRGFQFQQTCALMVLIIITVSLLDFLSQRLRKHFI; this comes from the coding sequence ATGCAAACCATCACCCTCCCACCGCCGAAGCGCAGCTGGTTCTCGCTGTTCAGCTGGGCCATCCTGCTGGCGGTGCTGGTTATCTCCTGGAAGGGCGCGGAGATGGATCCGCTGCTGCTGTTTAAAGACGCCGGTAACATGGCCACCTTCGCTGCCGACTTCTTCCCGCCCGATTTCAGCCAGTGGCAGGACTACCTCGGCGAAATGGCTGTCACCCTGCAAATCGCCGTCTGGGGTACCGCCCTGGCCGTTATTCTCTCCATTCCGTTTGGCCTGATGAGCGCGGAAAACATCGTCCCGTGGTGGGTTTATCAGCCGATGCGCCGCCTGATGGACGCCTGCCGCGCCATTAACGAAATGGTGTTCGCAATGCTGTTCGTGGTCGCCGTGGGTCTGGGGCCGTTCGCGGGGGTCATGGCGCTGTTCATCCACACCACCGGCGTACTCTCCAAGCTGCTTTCCGAGGCGGTGGAAGCCATTGAGCCCGGCCCGGTCGAAGGTATTCGCGCCACCGGCGCCAACAAAATTGAAGAGATCCTTTACGGCGTGCTGCCCCAGGTCATGCCGCTGCTGATCTCCTATTCGCTCTACCGCTTCGAATCTAACGTCCGTTCCGCCACCGTCGTCGGCATGGTCGGCGCAGGCGGCATTGGGGTCACCCTGTGGGAGGCGATCCGCGGTTTCCAGTTCCAGCAAACCTGCGCTCTGATGGTACTCATCATCATCACCGTCAGCCTGCTGGATTTCCTCTCTCAACGTTTGCGTAAGCACTTCATCTGA
- the phnF gene encoding phosphonate metabolism transcriptional regulator PhnF gives MHLSRHPTSYPTRWQEIAAKLEVELRTHYRCGDYLPAEQQLADRYEVNRHTLRRAIDQLVERGWVQRRQGVGVLVLMRPFDYPLNAQARFSQNLLDQGSHPTSEKLLSVLRPASSHVADALGIQEGDNVVHLRTLRRVNGVAVCQIDHYFSDLSLWPVLQHFSSGSLHDFLQDATGLVLKRTQTRISARRAQAKESKVLEIPNMAPLLCVRTLNHRDGEINATEYSVSLTRADMIEFTMEH, from the coding sequence ATGCACTTATCCAGACATCCGACCAGTTACCCTACCCGCTGGCAAGAGATTGCAGCAAAACTCGAAGTGGAGCTGCGCACCCATTACCGCTGCGGAGACTACCTGCCAGCCGAACAGCAGCTTGCAGACCGCTATGAAGTGAACCGCCACACCCTGCGCCGCGCCATCGATCAGCTGGTTGAGCGCGGATGGGTGCAGCGCCGTCAGGGCGTCGGCGTGCTGGTGCTGATGCGTCCGTTCGACTACCCGCTCAATGCACAGGCGCGCTTTAGCCAGAACCTGCTCGATCAGGGCAGCCATCCCACCAGCGAAAAACTGCTCTCCGTGCTGCGTCCGGCCTCCAGCCATGTCGCCGATGCGCTGGGCATTCAGGAGGGTGACAACGTCGTTCATCTGCGCACCCTGCGCCGGGTCAATGGCGTGGCCGTTTGCCAGATAGATCACTACTTCAGCGACCTGAGCCTCTGGCCGGTGCTGCAACACTTCTCCAGCGGTTCACTGCATGACTTTTTGCAGGACGCCACGGGTCTTGTGCTCAAACGTACCCAGACGCGCATCAGCGCCCGCCGCGCGCAGGCGAAAGAGAGCAAGGTGCTGGAAATTCCCAACATGGCTCCGCTGCTCTGCGTGCGCACCCTCAACCACCGTGACGGCGAGATCAACGCGACGGAGTACTCCGTCAGCCTGACCCGCGCCGACATGATTGAATTCACCATGGAGCACTGA
- the phnG gene encoding phosphonate C-P lyase system protein PhnG, producing the protein MHFDTSTRQRWMRVLAHSQPVALASRMSALNLTPDYETLRAPEIGLVQIQARMGGTGERFFAGDAALTRAVIRLTSGTLGYSYVLGRDKPHAERCAVIDALLQEQPHFQTLMETLIAPLEADLAARTAARQAQVNTSRVDFFTLVRGDNA; encoded by the coding sequence ATGCATTTCGATACCTCCACCCGTCAGCGCTGGATGCGCGTCCTGGCGCACAGCCAGCCCGTTGCGCTGGCGAGTCGCATGAGCGCGCTCAACCTGACGCCAGACTATGAAACGCTCCGCGCGCCGGAAATTGGCCTGGTACAGATCCAGGCACGAATGGGCGGCACCGGGGAGCGCTTTTTCGCCGGTGATGCCGCCCTCACCCGCGCGGTCATTCGTCTGACTAGCGGCACGCTGGGCTACAGCTACGTGCTCGGTCGCGATAAACCGCACGCCGAACGCTGCGCGGTGATCGACGCCCTGCTGCAGGAACAACCCCATTTCCAGACCCTGATGGAAACCCTGATTGCCCCGCTGGAAGCCGACCTCGCCGCGCGCACTGCCGCACGTCAGGCGCAAGTCAATACCAGCCGGGTCGACTTCTTTACGCTTGTTCGCGGAGATAACGCATGA
- the phnH gene encoding phosphonate C-P lyase system protein PhnH gives MTLQPAFTLAVQDAQHSFRRLLKAMSEPGVIVSLHQLSQGWLPLNLATTSVLLTLADNDTPVWLSGTLSNDIASQNLRFHTNAPLVEQPRQAVFAVADEQISHEQLNALSEGSAVAPETSATLILQVASLSGGRMLRLTGAGIADERMVAPQLPECIIHELTERPHPFPLGIDLILTCGERLLAIPRTTHVEVC, from the coding sequence ATGACGCTTCAACCCGCTTTTACCCTGGCTGTCCAGGATGCCCAACACAGTTTTCGTCGCCTGCTGAAAGCCATGAGCGAGCCTGGCGTAATTGTCTCCCTGCATCAGCTCTCCCAGGGCTGGCTGCCGCTGAACCTGGCGACCACCAGCGTACTGCTGACTCTCGCCGACAACGATACCCCGGTGTGGCTTTCGGGGACATTATCCAATGACATCGCCAGCCAGAATCTGCGTTTTCACACTAACGCCCCGCTGGTTGAGCAGCCCCGTCAGGCGGTGTTTGCCGTTGCCGATGAGCAAATCAGCCATGAGCAGCTCAATGCCCTGAGTGAAGGCAGCGCGGTAGCACCGGAGACCAGCGCCACGCTGATCCTGCAGGTCGCCAGCCTGAGCGGTGGTCGCATGCTGCGCCTGACCGGGGCGGGGATTGCCGACGAACGCATGGTCGCGCCACAGCTGCCGGAGTGCATTATTCATGAGCTGACCGAACGCCCGCATCCGTTCCCGCTGGGCATTGACCTGATCCTGACCTGCGGCGAGCGCCTGCTGGCGATCCCGCGAACCACCCACGTGGAGGTGTGCTGA
- a CDS encoding carbon-phosphorus lyase complex subunit PhnI: MYVAVKGGEKAIAAAHALQAHRRRGDEQLPELSVAQIEQQLNLAVDRVMTEGGVADRELAALALKQASGDNVEAIFLLRAWRTTVPRLAVSEPVNTAEMRLERRISAVYKDIPGGQLLGPTYDYTHRLLDFTLLANGETPPLSTTETGQEASPHVFSLLAKQGLAKAEEETGAQPDDITRTPPVYPCSRSSRLQQLMRGDEGYLLALAYSTQRGYGRNHPFAAEIRSGYLDVEIIPEELGFAVNVGELLMTECEMVNGFVAPEDDTPHFTRGYGLVFGMSERKAMAMALVDRALQAPDYGESISGPAQDEEFVLAHADNVEAAGFVSHLKLPHYVDFQAELELLKRLQRERENG, from the coding sequence ATGTACGTTGCCGTCAAAGGGGGCGAGAAGGCCATCGCCGCCGCCCATGCGCTACAGGCGCACAGACGACGGGGTGATGAACAGCTTCCCGAGCTGAGCGTCGCCCAGATTGAGCAGCAGTTAAACCTGGCGGTGGATCGGGTGATGACCGAAGGCGGCGTCGCCGACCGCGAGCTGGCGGCGCTGGCGCTGAAGCAGGCCAGCGGCGACAACGTCGAAGCCATCTTTCTGCTGCGCGCCTGGCGCACCACCGTTCCCCGCCTGGCGGTAAGCGAGCCGGTCAATACGGCAGAAATGCGCCTGGAACGGCGAATTTCCGCCGTTTATAAAGACATTCCCGGCGGCCAGCTCCTTGGCCCTACGTACGACTACACCCACCGGTTGCTGGATTTTACCCTGCTGGCGAACGGCGAAACGCCGCCGCTCAGCACCACGGAGACCGGGCAGGAAGCGTCTCCGCACGTCTTTAGCCTGCTGGCAAAGCAGGGCCTGGCAAAGGCCGAAGAAGAGACCGGAGCGCAACCCGACGACATCACCCGCACGCCCCCGGTTTACCCCTGTTCCCGCTCGTCTCGCCTGCAGCAGTTGATGCGCGGCGATGAGGGCTATCTGCTGGCGCTGGCCTATTCAACACAGCGCGGCTACGGGCGTAACCACCCGTTTGCGGCGGAGATCCGCAGCGGCTATCTCGACGTCGAAATCATCCCGGAAGAGCTGGGTTTTGCTGTGAACGTCGGTGAATTGCTGATGACGGAGTGTGAAATGGTCAATGGTTTTGTCGCGCCAGAAGATGACACCCCACACTTCACCCGCGGTTACGGGCTGGTCTTCGGCATGAGCGAGCGTAAAGCCATGGCGATGGCGCTGGTAGACCGCGCCCTGCAGGCGCCGGACTACGGCGAATCCATTTCCGGCCCGGCACAGGACGAAGAGTTCGTGCTGGCCCACGCGGATAATGTCGAGGCGGCGGGCTTTGTTTCGCACCTCAAGCTGCCGCACTACGTTGACTTCCAGGCCGAACTGGAACTGCTGAAACGTCTGCAACGGGAGCGTGAAAATGGCTAA
- the phnJ gene encoding alpha-D-ribose 1-methylphosphonate 5-phosphate C-P-lyase PhnJ, with translation MANLSGYNFAYLDEQTKRMIRRAILKAVAIPGYQVPFGGREMPMPYGWGTGGIQLTASVIGESDVLKVIDQGADDTTNAVSIRNFFKRVTGVNTTEKTEDATLIQTRHRIPETPLTEDQILIFQVPIPEPLRFIEPRETETRTMHALEEYGVMQVKLYEDIARFGHIATTYAYPVKVNGRYVMDPSPIPKFDNPKMDMMPALQLFGAGREKRIYAVPPYTRVESLDFDDHPFTVQEWDEPCAICGSKHSYLDEVVLDDTGKRMFVCSDTDYCRQQSEANSQ, from the coding sequence ATGGCTAACTTAAGCGGCTACAACTTTGCTTATCTGGACGAGCAAACCAAACGCATGATCCGCCGCGCCATCCTGAAAGCGGTCGCCATTCCCGGCTATCAGGTGCCGTTTGGTGGTCGAGAAATGCCGATGCCCTACGGCTGGGGTACGGGCGGCATTCAGCTTACTGCCAGCGTCATCGGTGAGTCAGACGTGCTGAAGGTCATCGACCAGGGAGCCGACGACACCACCAACGCCGTCTCGATTCGCAACTTCTTTAAGCGCGTGACGGGCGTCAACACCACCGAAAAAACCGAAGATGCGACGCTTATCCAGACCCGCCACCGCATTCCCGAAACACCTCTTACGGAAGATCAGATTCTGATTTTCCAGGTGCCGATCCCGGAGCCGCTGCGCTTTATCGAGCCGCGTGAAACCGAAACCCGCACCATGCACGCTCTGGAAGAGTATGGGGTGATGCAGGTGAAGCTGTATGAAGATATCGCCCGCTTCGGCCATATCGCCACCACCTACGCCTATCCGGTGAAAGTCAACGGGCGCTACGTCATGGATCCGTCGCCGATCCCGAAATTCGATAACCCGAAAATGGACATGATGCCTGCCCTGCAGCTGTTCGGTGCCGGGCGCGAAAAGCGCATCTACGCCGTCCCGCCCTACACCCGCGTAGAGAGTCTCGATTTCGATGACCACCCGTTCACGGTGCAGGAGTGGGACGAGCCGTGCGCCATCTGCGGCTCGAAACACAGCTATCTGGATGAAGTGGTGCTGGATGACACGGGCAAACGGATGTTTGTCTGCTCCGACACCGATTACTGCCGCCAACAGAGCGAGGCGAACAGCCAATGA
- the phnK gene encoding phosphonate C-P lyase system protein PhnK: MKPLLSVNNLTHLYAPGKGFSDVSFELWPGEVLGIVGESGSGKTTLLKSISARLAPQNGEILYEGASLYGMSEAERRRLLRTEWGVVHQHPLDGLRRQVSAGGNIGERLMATGARHYGNIRETAQRWLTDVEIPASRIDDLPTTFSGGMQQRLQIARNLVTHPKLVFMDEPTGGLDVSVQARLLDLLRGLVVELNLAVVIVTHDLGVARLLADRLLVMKQGQVVESGLTDRVLDDPLHPYTQLLVSSVLQN; the protein is encoded by the coding sequence ATGAAACCGCTGCTTTCAGTGAACAACCTGACCCACCTTTACGCGCCGGGCAAAGGCTTCAGCGACGTCTCGTTCGAGCTGTGGCCGGGCGAGGTGCTGGGGATTGTCGGTGAATCCGGCTCGGGCAAAACCACCCTGCTGAAGTCCATCTCCGCGCGCCTGGCCCCGCAGAACGGCGAGATTTTGTATGAGGGCGCCTCCCTCTATGGCATGAGCGAGGCTGAACGTCGCCGCCTGCTGCGCACCGAGTGGGGCGTGGTGCATCAGCATCCGCTGGACGGGCTGCGTCGTCAGGTCTCGGCGGGAGGCAATATCGGCGAACGGCTGATGGCGACCGGCGCGCGGCACTACGGCAACATTCGGGAAACCGCACAGCGCTGGCTGACCGATGTAGAGATCCCCGCCTCGCGCATCGACGATTTGCCCACCACCTTCTCCGGCGGCATGCAGCAGCGTCTGCAGATCGCCCGCAACCTGGTCACCCATCCGAAGCTGGTGTTTATGGATGAACCCACCGGTGGGCTGGACGTCTCCGTGCAGGCACGCCTGCTCGACCTGTTGCGCGGTCTGGTGGTAGAGCTGAACCTGGCGGTGGTGATTGTCACCCATGATTTAGGCGTCGCCCGCCTGCTGGCGGACCGTCTGCTGGTGATGAAGCAGGGCCAGGTGGTGGAAAGTGGGCTAACCGACCGTGTGCTCGACGATCCGCTCCATCCGTACACCCAGCTGCTGGTGTCGTCCGTGTTGCAGAATTGA
- the phnL gene encoding phosphonate C-P lyase system protein PhnL: MIHVENVSKTFVLHQQNGVRLPVLQNASLKVNSGECVVLHGHSGSGKSTLLRSLYANYLPDEGHIRIRHNDEWVDLVQAPARKVLEVRRSTIGWVSQFLRVIPRISALDVVMQPLLDLGVPRETCAAKAASLLTRLNVPERLWPLAPSTFSGGEQQRVNIARGFIVDYPILLLDEPTASLDSKNSAAVVELIEQAKARGAAIVGIFHDESVRNRVADRLHPMGTNA, from the coding sequence ATGATCCACGTAGAAAATGTCAGTAAGACCTTTGTGCTCCACCAGCAAAACGGCGTGCGTCTGCCGGTGCTGCAGAATGCCTCTCTGAAGGTGAACAGCGGCGAATGCGTGGTGCTACACGGCCACTCCGGCAGCGGAAAATCGACCCTGCTGCGCTCCCTGTACGCCAACTACCTGCCGGACGAAGGCCACATTCGCATTCGCCACAACGATGAGTGGGTCGACCTGGTGCAGGCCCCCGCGCGTAAGGTGCTGGAAGTCCGCCGCTCGACGATCGGCTGGGTGAGCCAGTTTTTGCGGGTGATCCCGCGGATCTCCGCCCTGGACGTGGTCATGCAGCCGCTGCTGGATCTCGGCGTGCCGCGTGAAACCTGCGCCGCCAAAGCCGCCAGCCTGCTGACGCGCCTCAACGTCCCGGAGCGCCTCTGGCCTCTTGCCCCGTCGACCTTTTCCGGTGGCGAGCAGCAGCGCGTGAATATCGCTCGCGGGTTTATCGTCGACTACCCGATTTTACTTCTTGATGAACCCACCGCCTCGCTCGACAGCAAAAACAGCGCGGCGGTGGTGGAACTGATCGAACAGGCCAAAGCACGCGGCGCGGCGATCGTCGGGATCTTCCATGACGAGAGCGTTCGCAACCGCGTGGCAGACAGACTGCACCCGATGGGGACAAACGCATGA
- the phnM gene encoding alpha-D-ribose 1-methylphosphonate 5-triphosphate diphosphatase — protein MIINNVKLVLENEVIDGSIEIRDGTIRAYAETRSHLPEAMDGEGGWLLPGLIELHTDNLDKFFTPRPKVDWPAHSAMSSHDALMVASGITTVLDAVAIGDVRDGGDRLENLEKMINAVEETQKRGLNRAEHRLHLRCELPHHTTLPLFEKLVDREPVSLVSLMDHSPGQRQFASLEKYREYYQGKYSLNDVEMARYEEEQLALAAQWSQPNRLSIAAMCRDRNIALASHDDATHDHVRESHQLGSVIAEFPTTFEAAEASRAHGMNVLMGAPNIVRGGSHSGNVAASKLASLGLLDILSSDYYPASLLDAAFRVADDDSNRFTLPQAIRLVTRNPASALNLHDRGEIAEGKRADLVLAHRKGEHIHIDHVWRQGKRVF, from the coding sequence ATGATTATCAATAACGTAAAACTGGTACTGGAAAATGAGGTCATCGACGGCTCGATTGAGATCCGTGACGGCACGATCCGCGCGTATGCCGAAACCCGAAGCCATTTGCCCGAAGCGATGGACGGCGAAGGCGGCTGGCTGCTGCCGGGGCTGATTGAGCTGCATACCGATAATCTGGATAAATTCTTCACCCCACGCCCAAAAGTGGACTGGCCCGCCCATTCGGCGATGAGCAGCCATGACGCGCTGATGGTCGCCAGCGGCATCACCACCGTGCTGGACGCGGTGGCGATTGGTGACGTGCGCGACGGCGGCGATCGGCTGGAGAATCTGGAGAAGATGATCAACGCCGTGGAAGAGACGCAAAAGCGCGGCCTCAACCGCGCCGAACACCGCCTGCACCTGCGCTGCGAACTGCCGCACCACACCACCCTGCCGCTGTTCGAAAAGCTGGTGGACCGCGAGCCGGTCTCACTGGTCTCGTTGATGGACCACTCACCGGGGCAGCGCCAGTTCGCCAGCCTCGAAAAATACCGCGAGTATTACCAGGGCAAATATTCTCTTAACGATGTGGAGATGGCGCGCTACGAGGAAGAGCAGCTGGCGCTGGCGGCACAATGGTCACAGCCGAACCGCCTTTCGATTGCCGCGATGTGCCGGGACCGTAACATCGCGCTGGCCAGCCATGATGATGCCACGCACGACCATGTCCGCGAATCCCACCAGCTTGGTAGCGTGATCGCTGAATTTCCTACCACGTTTGAGGCGGCAGAGGCTTCCCGCGCACATGGCATGAACGTGCTGATGGGGGCTCCGAACATCGTGCGCGGCGGCTCGCATTCCGGCAACGTAGCGGCAAGCAAACTCGCCTCGCTCGGCCTGCTGGATATCCTCTCTTCCGACTACTACCCCGCCAGCCTGCTGGACGCCGCCTTCCGCGTCGCGGATGACGACAGCAACCGCTTCACGCTGCCGCAGGCGATTCGCCTGGTAACCAGGAATCCGGCATCGGCGCTGAATCTTCACGACCGGGGCGAGATAGCCGAAGGAAAACGGGCGGATCTGGTGCTGGCCCACCGTAAGGGCGAGCACATCCATATCGACCACGTCTGGCGTCAGGGAAAACGGGTGTTCTGA